One window of Magallana gigas chromosome 2, xbMagGiga1.1, whole genome shotgun sequence genomic DNA carries:
- the LOC136273230 gene encoding uncharacterized protein: VDITLKERYVLLIDQAWMKLQFFGGNRANDLAMLVGQEVKRLDDNSGLVIKQTFGKTLRGNKHKCHVFVIKKCRDKTVCPVIGLHTYVQGCKRMGVDLANGFLFRVVLENGRVIGDRVTYSVMYERLIRYLTLLGIYEGETPHSFRAGCAVTLALSGSVTNVRQMMNHVGWYGEGTAEYYSRLPALVESDYIAGRLADSAGQCDFVEDQFQQYGDFNILQKAFH, from the coding sequence GTTGATATTACATTGAAGGAAAGATATGTGCTCCTTATAGATCAGGCTTGGATGAAATTACAGTTCTTTGGGGGAAATAGGGCAAATGACTTGGCAATGCTTGTAGGACAGGAGGTAAAAAGATTGGATGACAATTCTGGTTTAGTAATAAAACAGACATTTGGGAAAACTTTAAGaggaaataaacataaatgtcatgtttttgttattaAGAAATGCAGAGACAAGACTGTTTGTCCAGTAATTGGTTTGCACACATATGTTCAAGGTTGTAAAAGAATGGGTGTGGATCTTGCAAATGGTTTTCTTTTTCGAGTTGTTTTAGAGAATGGTAGAGTCATAGGTGATAGAGTGACATATTCAGTAATGTATGAAAGACTAATTCGGTATCTTACTTTGTTAGGAATATATGAGGGTGAGACTCCTCATAGTTTTCGAGCCGGGTGTGCAGTGACTCTGGCCTTATCTGGTTCAGTTACAAATGTAAGACAAATGATGAACCATGTGGGATGGTATGGAGAGGGAACAGCAGAATATTATAGTAGATTGCCAGCTTTAGTAGAATCTGATTATATTGCAGGTAGATTAGCAGACAGTGCAGGTCAATGTGATTTTGTGGAAGATCAGTTCCAACAATATggggattttaatattttacagaaaGCTTTTCATTAA